Proteins co-encoded in one Bremerella sp. TYQ1 genomic window:
- a CDS encoding CTP synthase, with protein MAKHIFVTGGVVSSLGKGLTSASVGMLLEQRGLKVKMQKLDPYINVDPGTMSPYQHGEVYVLDDGSETDLDLGHYERFTNSPLTRDSNYTTGQIYMSVINKERRGEFLGKTVQVIPHITDEIKSAIRKLGDDDTDVIITEIGGTVGDIESQPFLEAIRQFPQTVGRENCLFIHLTLVPYLKAAGELKTKPTQHSVGQLREIGIQPDILICRTERNLSRDDREKIALFCNVPIEAVIEEKDKDFSIYEVPISLHDNNLDDLIASKLGLPQVSSVDLTPWQEILHTLRYPDHEISIAVVGKYAEHKDAYKSIYESIDHAGIHHKSQIRVGRIQSETLETEGAERMLAGFDGILVPGGFGERGIEGKVEAVRYARERGIPFLGICLGMQCAAIEFARNVVKLEGAHSTEFDKHTPHPVICLLDEQKNITDKGGTMRLGTQPCSLEEGTHSRDAYGEDEISERHRHRYEFNNVYRDQFRSNGMKFAGLKPDKSLVEILEVEDHPWFVAVQFHPEFKSKPIQAHPLFAGFVGAAIARRRRDAKKELSSESPSSEHADA; from the coding sequence GCGTCGTTAGTTCACTCGGTAAAGGTCTGACCAGTGCGTCGGTCGGGATGCTCCTCGAGCAACGCGGTCTCAAGGTCAAGATGCAGAAGCTTGACCCCTATATCAACGTCGACCCCGGGACGATGAGCCCTTATCAGCACGGCGAAGTTTACGTGCTTGATGACGGTAGCGAGACCGATCTCGATCTTGGCCACTACGAGCGTTTCACGAACAGTCCTCTGACGCGCGACTCGAACTACACGACCGGCCAGATTTACATGTCGGTGATCAACAAGGAGCGACGAGGCGAGTTCCTGGGGAAGACGGTTCAAGTCATCCCTCACATCACCGACGAGATCAAGTCGGCGATTCGAAAGCTGGGTGATGACGACACCGACGTGATCATCACGGAGATTGGTGGCACGGTCGGTGACATCGAGAGCCAACCGTTTCTGGAAGCCATTCGCCAATTTCCGCAGACCGTTGGCCGCGAAAATTGCTTGTTTATCCACCTGACGCTGGTTCCGTATTTGAAAGCGGCCGGCGAACTGAAGACCAAGCCAACACAGCACTCGGTCGGCCAGTTGCGAGAAATCGGTATTCAGCCAGATATCTTGATTTGTCGTACCGAACGCAACTTGAGTCGTGACGATCGAGAGAAGATCGCATTGTTCTGTAATGTGCCGATTGAAGCGGTAATCGAAGAGAAGGATAAGGACTTCTCAATTTACGAAGTACCGATCAGTTTGCACGACAATAACTTGGACGACCTAATTGCCAGCAAGCTTGGCTTGCCCCAGGTTTCTTCGGTGGACCTGACGCCGTGGCAAGAGATTCTCCATACGCTCCGCTATCCTGATCATGAAATCAGCATCGCTGTTGTCGGAAAGTATGCTGAGCATAAGGATGCCTACAAGTCGATTTACGAATCGATCGATCATGCCGGCATTCATCACAAGTCGCAGATTCGCGTCGGCCGCATTCAAAGCGAAACGCTCGAGACCGAAGGTGCCGAACGAATGTTGGCAGGCTTCGATGGGATCCTCGTACCAGGTGGCTTCGGCGAGCGTGGTATTGAAGGGAAAGTGGAAGCGGTCCGTTATGCTCGCGAACGTGGCATTCCGTTTCTCGGGATCTGTCTCGGGATGCAGTGTGCTGCGATTGAGTTTGCCCGAAACGTGGTAAAGTTAGAGGGTGCTCACTCGACAGAATTTGATAAACATACGCCACATCCTGTGATTTGCTTGCTGGACGAGCAAAAGAATATCACGGACAAGGGTGGGACGATGCGTCTTGGGACACAACCTTGTTCGCTCGAAGAAGGAACTCATTCTCGCGATGCGTATGGCGAAGACGAAATTTCTGAACGTCACCGCCATCGTTACGAGTTCAACAACGTCTATCGGGATCAGTTCCGTAGCAACGGGATGAAATTCGCCGGGTTGAAGCCGGATAAGTCTCTGGTGGAAATCTTAGAAGTCGAGGATCACCCTTGGTTTGTTGCGGTTCAGTTCCATCCTGAATTTAAGAGCAAGCCGATCCAGGCCCATCCATTGTTTGCCGGCTTCGTCGGAGCTGCGATTGCACGGCGTCGACGCGACGCGAAGAAGGAGCTTTCCAGTGAAAGTCCTTCTTCAGAACATGCGGACGCTTAG
- a CDS encoding DUF1844 domain-containing protein, translating into MSDEQDPDKKIIVDSDWKEQVRQEREKLKGDDSPEVSEQSPSSDTVETAPAGAGQFPPADFMLLISMLATQAFSAMGQIPDPATGKAEKHPEVAKHMIDLLAVLEEKTKGNLDPQENAALESVLHQLRMAFVAVGK; encoded by the coding sequence ATGAGTGACGAGCAAGATCCAGACAAGAAGATCATTGTCGACAGCGATTGGAAGGAGCAGGTCCGGCAAGAGCGGGAAAAACTGAAGGGAGACGATTCCCCCGAGGTTTCCGAGCAGTCGCCGAGCTCCGACACAGTGGAAACTGCTCCTGCGGGGGCAGGACAATTTCCTCCGGCGGACTTCATGCTTCTCATTTCCATGCTCGCGACTCAGGCGTTTTCCGCAATGGGACAAATCCCTGATCCTGCGACAGGAAAAGCGGAGAAGCACCCTGAAGTTGCCAAGCACATGATTGATCTGTTGGCCGTGCTGGAAGAGAAGACGAAAGGGAATCTGGATCCACAAGAGAATGCCGCGTTGGAAAGCGTGTTGCACCAACTGCGTATGGCGTTTGTCGCCGTTGGAAAATAG
- a CDS encoding DUF1559 domain-containing protein, whose translation MPIPLHRGRGLRGFTLVELLVVIAIIGVLVALLLPAVQQAREAARRTECINNLKQLGLALHNYHDTFNVMPPLAILGNGSGNPQAARHYTWISLILPQLEQGSLHDQFNFGAPAWNQTLPGGLGNLQGAPVASVLRCPSDGDFRDTSQTGGVSVTNYAASEGYHWWQNASISADTFTNSHGVPGLPSESQSRSWNGAFTIGNRIDLANFLDGTSNTIMVAEANATGFKSGGDRWKAGTGIRRNASTEAVIRPAYVFTGSYGFSRRAPYSDPEGNAVTADGWFRSPSDNVPHHFTPSYISYRNINNDWQGPSSMHPGVVMCLMGDASVSRVTEGITYWNWLGMNGLADGVIASLDN comes from the coding sequence ATGCCTATTCCACTTCACCGGGGCCGCGGCCTGCGCGGATTTACTCTTGTCGAGCTCTTAGTTGTGATTGCCATCATCGGAGTCCTTGTCGCTTTGCTCCTGCCGGCAGTGCAGCAAGCGCGCGAAGCGGCTCGCCGAACGGAGTGCATTAACAATCTGAAGCAACTTGGACTGGCTTTGCACAACTACCACGACACGTTCAACGTTATGCCGCCACTTGCCATTCTTGGAAACGGAAGCGGGAACCCTCAAGCGGCTCGCCATTACACTTGGATCTCTCTAATCCTTCCGCAGTTGGAACAAGGATCACTTCACGACCAGTTCAATTTCGGAGCACCGGCCTGGAACCAAACTTTGCCAGGCGGACTGGGCAACCTTCAAGGAGCCCCGGTCGCTTCAGTGCTCCGCTGCCCATCCGATGGAGATTTTCGCGATACGAGTCAGACCGGTGGCGTATCCGTGACCAATTACGCAGCCTCCGAAGGCTATCACTGGTGGCAGAATGCGAGCATTAGTGCCGACACATTCACCAATTCTCACGGTGTTCCAGGCCTGCCGTCGGAAAGCCAATCTAGAAGTTGGAACGGCGCGTTCACGATTGGCAATCGAATTGATCTTGCCAACTTCCTGGACGGGACCTCTAACACGATCATGGTCGCAGAAGCGAATGCCACAGGGTTCAAGTCAGGCGGCGACCGCTGGAAAGCAGGTACCGGAATTCGTCGCAATGCTTCGACCGAAGCGGTTATTCGCCCTGCCTATGTATTCACGGGGTCGTACGGATTCAGCCGGCGTGCACCTTACAGCGATCCTGAAGGAAATGCTGTCACCGCTGATGGCTGGTTCCGTAGCCCATCGGATAATGTGCCGCATCACTTTACGCCGTCGTACATTTCGTATCGAAACATCAACAACGACTGGCAAGGCCCCAGCAGCATGCATCCCGGCGTTGTCATGTGCCTCATGGGGGACGCCTCCGTAAGTCGCGTCACCGAAGGAATCACCTACTGGAACTGGCTCGGCATGAACGGCCTTGCTGACGGCGTAATTGCCAGCCTGGATAACTAA
- a CDS encoding division/cell wall cluster transcriptional repressor MraZ, which produces MGSDEFILGEYSRTLDDRFRLSIPTQITDLIAPKGDDLILVKERPGCLSLWNGPQWQGKLDAGVNLVHAKIAAGKLENRIADVQLLGRLLSTRQRNVALAGKGRLLIPEGFREFLGVEAGEEVLLVGAAVCVEIWKPEAWLSNLEEKMPEFRSLLDQLSG; this is translated from the coding sequence ATGGGGTCGGACGAGTTCATCCTGGGGGAATACAGCCGTACGCTGGACGACCGGTTCCGGTTGTCAATTCCTACGCAGATAACCGATCTGATCGCGCCGAAGGGGGACGACCTGATCCTGGTCAAGGAGCGACCGGGCTGCTTGAGCTTATGGAACGGACCGCAATGGCAAGGAAAGCTGGACGCCGGAGTAAACCTGGTTCACGCCAAGATCGCGGCGGGAAAGCTGGAAAACCGAATTGCGGATGTCCAACTGTTAGGTCGATTGCTTTCCACACGTCAACGCAATGTTGCACTCGCAGGAAAAGGGAGATTGCTGATACCGGAGGGATTTCGGGAATTCTTAGGGGTCGAAGCGGGCGAAGAAGTCTTACTCGTCGGGGCCGCTGTGTGTGTCGAAATCTGGAAGCCAGAAGCGTGGCTTAGCAATCTCGAAGAAAAGATGCCGGAGTTCCGATCGCTACTGGATCAACTCAGCGGCTAA
- a CDS encoding beta-ketoacyl synthase, with translation MTKEDAKDPVVITGIGLITSVGKDRESTWSSIQRGTCGIRRMTGIAPIEDNLVLGAPVDLPEGLEPRLKILTLNEIAAAEALEDAKVDFGSIDRTRFGCAVSAGMGDARSIFDVVDLPGATWPVAGGIPHEQFFPCTPSYHVAHQFGLEGPRLSHSTACASGLVELGCAVRAIRDRQCDIALAGSAEAIDPLFVAGFRKMRVLSDDADPVRACRPFDKTRSGFVIGEGSAMFVVERLSHALARGAKIYSEVLGCRMLAEAHHVTGIDMKSDALERLLRITLKSSDLGPRDVDYINCHGTGTQQNDVNEARGIRAAFGPFTNRLCASSIKSMVGHSLNASGSIELAMTALALRDGFVPPTSNLRSIDPEVDMDCVPLVGRELKIQHALKLSVAFGGHLVAVALRRWNDSQSGFAYPERRSDDVRRAA, from the coding sequence GTGACCAAAGAAGACGCGAAAGATCCGGTAGTCATTACCGGAATCGGATTGATCACGTCGGTCGGAAAGGACCGAGAGTCGACCTGGTCGTCGATTCAGCGCGGAACGTGCGGAATTCGCCGAATGACGGGAATCGCTCCGATCGAAGACAATCTGGTTCTGGGGGCCCCAGTCGACTTGCCCGAAGGGCTCGAGCCTCGACTGAAGATTCTTACACTCAATGAAATTGCTGCGGCTGAAGCACTCGAAGACGCCAAAGTCGATTTCGGAAGCATTGACCGAACTCGATTCGGATGTGCCGTCAGTGCCGGGATGGGAGATGCCCGTTCTATCTTCGATGTCGTCGACCTCCCCGGAGCAACATGGCCGGTTGCTGGAGGTATTCCACACGAACAATTCTTTCCCTGCACACCGTCGTATCATGTGGCCCATCAGTTCGGACTGGAAGGTCCGCGATTGTCCCATTCGACCGCGTGTGCGAGCGGCTTGGTGGAACTAGGCTGTGCGGTGCGAGCGATTCGTGATCGGCAGTGCGATATTGCCCTGGCCGGCAGTGCCGAAGCGATCGATCCGCTGTTTGTCGCTGGATTCCGCAAGATGCGAGTCTTGTCGGACGATGCTGACCCGGTCCGTGCGTGTCGCCCATTCGACAAGACTAGAAGCGGCTTTGTCATCGGTGAGGGCTCGGCAATGTTCGTTGTCGAGCGACTCAGTCATGCCTTAGCTCGCGGCGCGAAGATCTATTCCGAAGTGCTCGGCTGTCGCATGTTGGCGGAAGCGCATCATGTTACCGGCATCGATATGAAGAGCGATGCCTTGGAACGCTTGCTGCGAATTACGCTGAAGTCCAGCGATCTCGGACCGCGCGACGTTGACTATATCAACTGCCACGGCACTGGAACGCAGCAGAACGATGTGAATGAGGCTCGCGGAATTCGAGCCGCGTTTGGACCGTTTACTAACCGGCTTTGTGCCAGCAGTATCAAGTCGATGGTAGGGCATTCGCTGAACGCCTCAGGCAGTATCGAGTTGGCCATGACGGCACTGGCTCTGCGTGACGGATTTGTTCCCCCGACGTCCAATCTTCGCAGTATCGATCCCGAAGTTGATATGGACTGCGTGCCATTGGTAGGTCGAGAGCTCAAGATTCAGCATGCATTGAAGCTGTCTGTTGCCTTTGGCGGGCATTTGGTGGCGGTAGCACTTCGTCGCTGGAATGACTCGCAATCAGGATTCGCGTATCCCGAACGCCGATCGGACGATGTTCGCCGAGCTGCCTAA
- a CDS encoding PP2C family protein-serine/threonine phosphatase, whose translation MTIPAIGGDGCRPDELLLSRMMAKHSSPTVTDEGQISILQYVARLMPRPIPNYLRVHREESQANKPAKQEAYPGLSQVSAALTSLTGFGLSLREERTSSKGKRMSQQFVTRGGKTARIELHAMQDAMVSEGNDAKLLEGLGGLAGGLEFLLAEIDRLRVAVRQREAELATHIPVVAHPAVDHLADRLEAALASAVEATGATAAGLYVLDDSTSELKLRVSHNLPESRLLDPPRSLQGSLADLEALSGNAVVLEDTKLLPHWPCPEDVPSAVCIPVATSTTPLGTLWVFADEERDFSDQETNLLEIIAGKLAVDLERDQLIAERRSSQKLTRQKNQIADRQKAQLPNVKPLVEGWDVSAWTQQGSEMGGDFHDWAVIEDGKLAIFVGDAMDDNFDAVMTSTSLATAVKANCRIAHTAEVMMDRVNRTFWAASAGDHFASLAYSIFDPMLGTMEAGSCGHVQGFAFKHNSVRPLWSNSWPLGSGPEVEPELASAMLQPGEAMTMLSSGLIETLRELDGKNWQTKFCDLVVRHMDLPADRILRAVQERLNRAALPISLDKTLVIVKRKDDN comes from the coding sequence GTGACGATTCCAGCTATAGGTGGCGATGGATGCCGCCCCGACGAATTGCTGCTATCGCGGATGATGGCTAAACATTCGTCACCTACGGTCACGGACGAAGGTCAGATTTCAATACTTCAGTACGTGGCCCGTTTAATGCCCCGACCGATTCCCAACTATTTGCGAGTCCACCGCGAAGAATCCCAAGCCAACAAGCCGGCAAAGCAAGAAGCTTATCCAGGCTTGAGCCAAGTCTCGGCAGCGCTGACGTCGCTCACAGGCTTCGGACTATCCCTTCGCGAAGAACGAACCTCCAGCAAGGGAAAACGCATGTCGCAACAATTTGTGACTCGGGGCGGCAAGACAGCACGCATCGAACTTCATGCCATGCAAGACGCTATGGTCTCGGAAGGAAACGATGCGAAGCTCCTGGAAGGATTAGGCGGACTCGCCGGCGGCCTTGAGTTCCTGCTTGCGGAAATTGACCGCCTTCGTGTTGCCGTCCGCCAGCGAGAAGCGGAATTGGCCACGCATATTCCCGTCGTCGCTCATCCTGCAGTCGACCACTTGGCTGATCGACTGGAAGCAGCACTTGCTTCGGCCGTGGAAGCAACAGGAGCCACAGCAGCTGGACTATATGTCCTCGACGATTCCACAAGCGAACTTAAGCTTCGCGTTTCGCACAACCTCCCAGAAAGCCGGTTACTCGATCCACCACGATCGCTGCAAGGAAGCTTGGCAGACCTGGAAGCATTATCCGGAAACGCAGTGGTCCTTGAAGACACAAAACTTCTTCCGCATTGGCCATGCCCAGAAGATGTTCCTTCCGCTGTCTGCATCCCCGTAGCAACTTCTACGACACCGTTGGGAACGCTTTGGGTTTTCGCCGACGAAGAGCGTGATTTTAGCGATCAAGAGACGAACTTGCTGGAGATCATCGCCGGAAAACTGGCCGTTGATCTAGAACGCGATCAACTAATTGCCGAACGCCGATCGTCGCAAAAACTGACGCGTCAAAAAAATCAAATTGCGGATCGCCAAAAAGCTCAGCTTCCCAACGTCAAACCACTTGTGGAAGGCTGGGACGTCTCTGCCTGGACACAGCAAGGCAGCGAAATGGGGGGAGATTTCCACGACTGGGCTGTCATCGAAGACGGAAAACTGGCGATCTTCGTCGGCGATGCGATGGATGATAACTTCGATGCCGTCATGACATCGACAAGCCTCGCAACCGCCGTCAAAGCGAATTGCCGGATTGCTCACACGGCCGAAGTTATGATGGACCGGGTCAATCGTACTTTCTGGGCAGCCTCGGCCGGGGATCACTTCGCTTCTCTAGCGTACTCGATCTTCGATCCGATGCTGGGAACCATGGAAGCCGGCTCCTGTGGGCATGTGCAAGGGTTTGCGTTTAAGCACAATTCGGTCCGCCCGCTTTGGAGCAACTCCTGGCCACTGGGTAGCGGCCCTGAGGTAGAACCGGAACTTGCCAGTGCGATGCTTCAGCCAGGGGAAGCGATGACGATGCTTTCCTCAGGTTTGATTGAAACACTACGAGAACTAGACGGTAAGAACTGGCAAACCAAATTCTGCGATTTGGTCGTCCGGCACATGGATTTGCCCGCCGATCGGATCCTGCGAGCCGTTCAAGAGCGGCTGAATCGGGCAGCGTTACCGATTTCGCTCGACAAAACACTGGTAATCGTTAAACGCAAAGACGACAACTAG
- a CDS encoding NAD(P)(+) transhydrogenase (Re/Si-specific) subunit beta, whose amino-acid sequence MLDSQIIVNLVYVVAAVLFIFGLKMMAHPRTAVRGNLISSIAMFIAVVVTAYMIFMDDDSSWGGWVLIAIGLIIGGALGAVLAIKVEMTQMPQLVALFNGLGGAASVFVAGAELIGLDDAKATPDVMLAIGISGLIGTVTFWGSLVAFGKLQEIDLFEKPLPIPAPQAFNAVLAVVLLILIIVMTATGLGWPYLVIFLCATALGFTLVMPIGGADMPVVIALLNSYSGLAAAATGFVIDNNVLIISGSLVGASGIILTQIMCKAMNRSLVNVLFGTMQSGGGPAGADDELYATVRSTSADDIAMILDAAQRVVFVPGYGLAVAQAQHAVRDLANLLKDKGVAVEYAIHPVAGRMPGHMNVLLAEADVPYDQLKEMDEINPTMGQVDVAIVIGANDVVNPLANTDPNSPIAGMPIIEVDKARTVVVIKRSLSPGFAKIPNPLFAAENALMFFSDGKKAVLDIVGAVKEL is encoded by the coding sequence GTGCTCGACTCGCAAATCATTGTTAATCTGGTCTACGTTGTCGCCGCGGTCCTATTTATCTTCGGCCTGAAAATGATGGCCCATCCGCGGACCGCTGTCCGAGGAAACTTGATCAGCAGCATCGCAATGTTTATCGCCGTAGTGGTAACGGCCTACATGATCTTCATGGATGACGATTCGTCATGGGGTGGATGGGTACTGATCGCCATCGGCTTGATTATCGGCGGAGCACTTGGTGCCGTCCTGGCCATCAAAGTTGAAATGACGCAAATGCCGCAACTCGTGGCGTTGTTCAATGGGCTCGGCGGGGCTGCATCGGTATTTGTGGCTGGCGCCGAGCTAATCGGACTCGACGACGCCAAGGCCACCCCGGACGTCATGTTGGCAATTGGCATCTCGGGGCTGATCGGCACGGTCACATTCTGGGGATCGCTCGTTGCTTTCGGGAAACTTCAAGAGATTGATCTCTTCGAGAAACCACTTCCCATTCCCGCACCACAAGCGTTCAATGCCGTACTCGCGGTGGTCCTACTCATCCTGATCATTGTGATGACGGCGACCGGTCTTGGGTGGCCCTACCTGGTGATCTTTCTCTGCGCGACTGCACTTGGCTTTACGCTTGTCATGCCGATCGGCGGTGCGGACATGCCGGTCGTCATCGCACTTCTTAACAGTTACTCCGGTCTTGCTGCTGCTGCAACAGGATTTGTGATCGACAACAATGTGCTGATTATTTCTGGCTCGCTGGTCGGCGCATCGGGAATCATTCTGACGCAAATCATGTGCAAAGCGATGAACCGATCGCTCGTGAACGTCCTGTTCGGCACAATGCAGTCTGGCGGCGGTCCTGCCGGAGCGGACGATGAACTGTACGCAACAGTCCGCTCAACGTCAGCAGATGATATTGCGATGATCCTTGACGCTGCCCAACGTGTCGTTTTTGTTCCAGGCTATGGACTTGCCGTTGCTCAGGCCCAGCATGCCGTTCGCGATCTGGCCAACTTGCTAAAAGATAAAGGAGTCGCCGTCGAATACGCGATTCATCCCGTGGCTGGCCGCATGCCGGGGCATATGAACGTTTTACTCGCCGAAGCCGACGTTCCCTACGATCAGCTAAAAGAGATGGACGAGATCAACCCCACCATGGGTCAAGTCGATGTCGCGATCGTGATTGGAGCGAACGATGTCGTCAATCCTCTGGCAAACACCGATCCCAACAGCCCGATTGCCGGAATGCCAATTATCGAAGTCGATAAGGCCCGCACGGTTGTCGTCATCAAACGAAGCCTCAGCCCAGGCTTCGCAAAGATCCCCAATCCATTGTTCGCAGCCGAGAATGCATTGATGTTTTTCTCCGATGGCAAGAAAGCGGTTCTCGACATCGTGGGAGCGGTCAAAGAGCTTTGA
- a CDS encoding NAD(P) transhydrogenase subunit alpha, translated as MTIFVLAVFVGFEIITKVPPTLHTPLMSGSNAISGISIVGALLATALGENGFASFLGLLAIILATTNVVGGYMVTHRMLAMFQKR; from the coding sequence ATTACGATTTTCGTCCTAGCAGTTTTTGTTGGCTTCGAGATCATTACCAAAGTCCCACCCACGCTGCACACGCCGCTGATGTCTGGATCGAACGCGATCTCAGGCATTTCCATCGTGGGGGCATTATTGGCGACCGCACTTGGCGAAAACGGATTCGCTTCGTTCTTAGGCCTGTTGGCCATCATTCTGGCCACGACCAACGTCGTCGGCGGATACATGGTGACTCACCGAATGCTGGCGATGTTCCAGAAGCGATAA
- a CDS encoding Re/Si-specific NAD(P)(+) transhydrogenase subunit alpha, with protein MIVAVVRENFPGEHRVALVPNSVLTLTKAGATVLIEKGAGTAAGFPDQQYVEKGAELIESRQEAFEKSDVLFQVRSYGANPSEGKADLDFMKPGQIVIGMADPLGNLSAIQEVAAKQAKLFALEMIPRITRAQSMDVLSSQATIAGYRAVLLAAIHLPKMYPMLMTAAGTLSPAKVFVIGAGVAGLQAIATAKRLGAVVTAYDVRPEAKEQIESLGAKCVQLQLESEGAQDKGGYAKDLGEEFYQKQREFMGEICGESDVVITTAAIPGRKSPLLVTTEGIKRMPPGSVAIDLAAERGGNIEPSEPDQTVELDGIQILGPTNLASEIPNHASQMFSNNITKFLMNMVKEGQLDVNMEDEIVSGTIATNDGEVANARLREMLELPPLTPTASETIDEEKPSES; from the coding sequence ATGATCGTTGCCGTCGTGCGCGAAAACTTCCCAGGCGAACACCGCGTCGCCCTGGTGCCCAACTCCGTTCTTACGCTGACGAAAGCCGGAGCGACTGTTCTTATCGAAAAGGGCGCCGGAACGGCCGCTGGCTTCCCCGATCAGCAATATGTCGAGAAGGGTGCCGAGCTGATTGAAAGTCGGCAAGAGGCATTCGAGAAGTCGGACGTGCTTTTTCAGGTCCGCAGCTATGGGGCAAACCCTAGTGAAGGGAAAGCCGATCTCGACTTCATGAAACCTGGACAAATTGTCATTGGAATGGCCGATCCGCTTGGCAATCTTTCCGCGATCCAGGAAGTTGCCGCAAAACAGGCCAAACTATTTGCCTTGGAAATGATCCCGCGAATCACCAGGGCTCAAAGCATGGACGTCCTTTCTTCGCAAGCGACCATTGCTGGCTATCGAGCAGTCCTTCTAGCAGCCATCCACTTGCCGAAGATGTACCCAATGTTGATGACCGCTGCTGGTACTCTTTCGCCAGCCAAGGTTTTCGTCATCGGAGCCGGTGTCGCTGGCCTGCAAGCGATTGCGACTGCCAAACGCTTGGGCGCCGTCGTTACCGCTTACGACGTTCGCCCAGAAGCCAAGGAACAAATCGAAAGCCTGGGCGCCAAATGCGTCCAGTTGCAGTTGGAGTCGGAAGGAGCCCAAGACAAAGGAGGCTATGCAAAAGATCTCGGCGAAGAGTTCTACCAGAAACAGCGCGAATTCATGGGCGAGATCTGCGGGGAGAGCGATGTGGTGATTACGACCGCTGCAATCCCCGGCCGTAAGTCACCACTGCTGGTAACGACCGAAGGCATCAAGCGAATGCCGCCAGGCAGCGTGGCCATCGATCTAGCCGCTGAACGGGGAGGCAATATCGAGCCAAGCGAACCAGATCAAACTGTTGAGCTCGATGGCATCCAGATACTTGGTCCCACAAATCTAGCGTCTGAGATCCCTAACCATGCCAGCCAGATGTTTTCCAACAACATCACCAAGTTCCTGATGAACATGGTTAAAGAAGGGCAACTCGACGTAAATATGGAAGATGAAATTGTCTCTGGGACCATCGCGACTAACGACGGTGAAGTCGCTAACGCGAGACTCCGTGAAATGCTCGAGCTTCCACCACTTACTCCAACGGCAAGCGAAACAATCGACGAGGAGAAACCTAGTGAGTCGTAA
- the rplM gene encoding 50S ribosomal protein L13 — MTTKTYSAKPGQVEQKWWLVDGEDQIVGRLASDIAVRLMGKHRPTYTPHVDTGDFVIVVNAEKVKFTGNKWEQKRYTWYTGYTGQRSESAEERLEAHPDQILREAVRRMLPKNKLANKMLSKLKIFVGPEHSHQAQNPEKLEGLGQVRQKKRK, encoded by the coding sequence ATGACGACCAAAACTTACTCAGCCAAACCTGGACAAGTCGAGCAGAAATGGTGGCTCGTCGACGGCGAGGATCAAATCGTCGGACGTTTGGCCAGCGACATCGCCGTGCGTCTGATGGGCAAGCATCGCCCAACTTACACCCCGCACGTTGATACCGGCGACTTCGTCATTGTCGTCAATGCCGAGAAGGTGAAATTCACCGGCAATAAGTGGGAACAGAAACGCTATACCTGGTACACCGGTTACACCGGCCAGCGTAGCGAATCGGCCGAAGAGCGATTGGAAGCCCATCCCGATCAAATTCTTCGCGAAGCTGTTCGTCGCATGCTTCCTAAAAACAAATTGGCTAACAAGATGCTCAGCAAGCTGAAGATCTTTGTGGGCCCAGAACACAGCCATCAAGCACAGAACCCGGAAAAGCTGGAAGGCCTGGGTCAGGTTCGCCAGAAGAAGCGTAAGTAA
- the rpsI gene encoding 30S ribosomal protein S9 yields MARVRVKSGSGKITINDRELNEYFPHEQDQNAVMAPIRDSGYEGKIDIRIVVTGGGPTGQSGACRMGLGRAILSMDAEVGHQLKDNGHLTRDSRMKERKKYGLHGARRGTQFSKR; encoded by the coding sequence GTGGCTCGCGTTCGCGTGAAGTCGGGTAGCGGCAAGATCACGATCAATGATCGCGAATTGAACGAATACTTCCCACACGAACAAGATCAGAACGCCGTCATGGCTCCGATCCGTGACAGCGGTTACGAAGGCAAGATCGACATCCGCATCGTCGTCACCGGCGGCGGCCCAACGGGTCAGTCGGGTGCCTGCCGCATGGGCTTGGGACGTGCTATCCTCAGCATGGATGCCGAAGTCGGTCATCAGCTGAAGGACAACGGTCACCTCACGCGTGACAGCCGTATGAAGGAACGTAAGAAGTACGGTCTGCACGGTGCCCGTCGTGGTACTCAGTTCTCGAAGCGTTAA